A genomic stretch from Lathyrus oleraceus cultivar Zhongwan6 chromosome 2, CAAS_Psat_ZW6_1.0, whole genome shotgun sequence includes:
- the LOC127119006 gene encoding putative phospholipid-transporting ATPase 9, translating to MRRKLHLSKIYSFACGRPSFKREHSHIGERGYSRHVFCNQPHTFEYADNSVSSTKYTLATFLPKSLFEQFRRVANFYFLVTGTLAFTNLAPYTAASAILPLIIVIGATMVKEGIEDWRRKKQDIEVNNRRVKVHKGHGTFEYTEWKNLKVGHIVKIIKDEFFPADLVLVSSSYDDAVCYVETMNLDGETNLKLKQGLEVTCALHQDFDLSDFRASIKCEDPNANLYSFVGTMEFNDQQYPLSSHQLLLRDSKLRNTDYIFGVVVFTGHDTKLIQNSTHPPSKRSRVEKKMDKIIYLLFCILFFMAALGSVFFGITTKDDLSQQGVMKRWYLRPDHSTIFFDPKRASAAAMFHFLTALMLYSFFIPISLYVSIEIVKVLQSIFINQDIHMYYAEADTHAYARTSNLNEELGQVDTILSDKTGTLTCNSMEFIKCSIAGVAYGRGVTEVERAMNRRNDSPLINDITDSPITNEPLPIKGFNFTDERITNGTWVNEPNADIIHKFFRLLAICHTAIPEVDEDAGNVSYEAESPDEAAFVVAAREIGFEFYKRTQTSLSMYELDPVSGDKVERIFTLLNVLEFNSTRKRMSVIVKDEEGRILLLCKGADSVMFERLAKDGREYEEKTLEDVHEYADAGLRTLILAYRELDEEKYQEFDTEFSQAKISVSADRETLIDEITDMIESDLILLGATAVEDKLQNGVPDCIDKLAQAGIKIWVLTGDKMETAINIGFACSFLRQGMKQLIIQLESPDIQALEKAGDKRAIAKASRENIRHQISDGAQQLAASRGTTEQAFALIIDGKSLAYALEDNMKDMFLDLAIHCASVICCRSSPKQKALVTRLVKSGTGKTTLAIGDGANDVGMLQEADIGVGISGVEGMQAVMSSDIAIAQFRYLERLLLVHGHWCYRRISSMICYFFYKNITFGFTLFLYEVCTSFSGQPAYNDWFLSLYNVFFSSLPVVALGVFDQDVSARYCLRFPILYQEGVQNVLFNWRRILSWMLNGFMSAIIIFFFCTNAMEIQAFDKEGRTAGRDILGATMYTCVVWVVNLQMALAISYFTLIQHVFIWGTIALWYLFLLVYGALPPGISTISYKLFLETLAPSPSYWILTLFVVITTLIPYLSYSAIKIQFFPFYHEIVQWIRYEGKTNDPEFCHMVRQRSLRPTTVGSTARLAAKTNSITESSTNQR from the exons ATGAGGAGGAAGTTACATCTGAGCAAGATCTATTCCTTCGCATGTGGGAGACCATCTTTTAAAAGAGAACATTCACATATTGGAGAGCGTGGATATTCACGCCATGTGTTTTGCAATCAACCACACACTTTTGAGTATGCAGATAATTCAGTGAGCTCAACAAAGTATACTCTTGCCACATTTTTGCCCAAGTCACTCTTTGAACAGTTTAGGAGAGTCGCTAATTTCTATTTTTTGGTAACTGGTACTTTGGCCTTTACAAACCTTGCCCCCTATACTGCTGCCAGTGCTATTCTTCCTTTGATTATTGTTATTGGTGCTACTATGGTTAAAGAGGGTATTGAAGATTGGCGACGCAAAAAACAG GATATTGAGGTGAACAATAGAAGAGTTAAAGTGCATAAAGGTCATGGAACTTTTGAATATACTGAGTGGAAGAATCTCAAGGTGGGGCATATTGTAAAGATAATAAAAGATGAATTCTTCCCTGCAGACCTAGTACTTGTTTCGTCAAGTTATGATGATGCAGTATGTTATGTCGAGACAATGAATTTGGACGGCGAGACAAATTTGAAGTTAAAACAAGGATTAGAAGTCACTTGTGCTTTACACCAAGATTTTGACTTGTCTGATTTTAGAGCTTCAATCAAATGTGAAGATCCAAATGCAAATTTATATTCATTTGTTGGGACCATGGAGTTTAACGATCAACAATATCCCCTATCTTCTCACCAACTTCTTCTCAGAGACTCTAAACTTCGTAATACAGACTACATCTTTGGCGTCGTCGTCTTCACTGGTCACGACACTAAGCTCATTCAAAACTCCACCCATCCACCTTCAAAAAGAAGCAGAGTTgagaagaagatggataagatTATCTACTTattattttgcattttattttttatgGCAGCTCTTGGATCTGTTTTCTTTGGAATTACAACTAAAGATGATTTGAGCCAACAAGGTGTGATGAAAAGATGGTATCTAAGACCAGACCATTCTACAATTTTCTTTGATCCTAAAAGAGCTTCTGCCGCTGCTATGTTTCATTTTTTGACAGCCTTAATGTTATACAGTTTCTTCATTCCAATCTCATTGTATGTATCAATAGAAATTGTCAAGGTTCTTCAAAGCATCTTCATCAATCAAGATATACATATGTACTACGCCGAAGCAGATACACATGCCTATGCCCGTACTTCAAACTTGAATGAGGAACTTGGACAAGTTGATACAATACTTTCTGATAAAACCGGAACTCTCACTTGCAACTCAATGGAGTTTATAAAATGTTCCATTGCTGGGGTAGCTTACGGACGTGGTGTTACAGAGGTCGAGAGGGCCATGAATAGAAGAAATGATTCTCCTTTGATTAATGACATCACGGATTCTCCCATTACAAATGAACCCTTACCCATCAAAGGTTTTAACTTTACAGATGAAAGGATAACCAATGGAACCTGGGTTAATGAGCCTAATGCAGATATTATCCACAAGTTTTTTCGCTTGTTGGCAATCTGTCATACAGCTATACCAGAAGTGGATGAAGATGCAGGAAATGTCTCGTATGAGGCCGAATCTCCTGACGAAGCAGCATTTGTGGTtgcagccagagagattggttTTGAATTCTATAAAAGGACTCAAACTAGTTTATCCATGTATGAATTGGATCCTGTTTCTGGTGACAAGGTCGAAAG GATTTTCACACTTCTGAATGTGTTAGAATTTAATAGCACGAGGAAGCGAATGTCAGTGATAGTGAAGGACGAAGAAGGGAGAATTTTGCTGCTGTGTAAAGGTGCAGACAG TGTCATGTTTGAAAGACTTGCCAAGGATGGTAGGGAATATGAAGAGAAAACCTTGGAAGATGTGCATGAATATGCTGACGCAGGTCTAAGGACACTGATATTGGCTTACCGTGAACTTGACGAAGAGAAATACCAGGAGTTTGATACTGAATTTTCTCAAGCAAAAATTTCAGTTAGTGCAGATCGGGAAACATTGATAGATGAGATAACAGATATGATTGAGAGTGATCTAATCCTTCTTGGTGCCACTGCTGTAGAAGACAAGCTCCAAAATGGG GTTCCTGATTGCATTGACAAACTTGCACAAGCTGGAATTAAGATATGGGTTCTAACTGGTGATAAAATGGAGACTGCCATCAATATTGG TTTTGCTTGTAGTTTTCTTAGACAAGGAATGAAGCAGCTTATAATTCAGTTGGAGAGTCCAGACATTCAAGCATTGGAGAAGGCTGGAGACAAGAGGGCCATTGCAAAA GCTTCAAGGGAAAATATCCGGCATCAGATATCTGATGGTGCTCAACAGCTTGCCGCCTCTAGAGGAACCACTGAGCAAGCATTTGCTTTAATTATTGATGGAAAATCACTTGCTTACGCTTTAGAGGATAATATGAAGGACATGTttctagatcttgcaattcatTGTGCATCTGTTATCTGCTGCCGGTCATCGCCAAAGCAGAAAGCACTA GTTACTAGACTGGTAAAATCTGGAACCGGTAAAACTACATTAGCTATTGGTGATGGAGCTAATGATGTTGGAATGCTTCAAGAAGCTGATATAGGGGTTGGAATCAGTGGAGTTGAAGGAATGCAG GCTGTTATGTCTAGTGATATTGCAATCGCACAGTTCCGTTATTTGGAAAGATTACTTCTTGTACATGGACATTGGTGTTACAGGAGGATCTCATCAATG ATATGCTATTTTTTCTACAAGAACATCACATTTGGCTTTACTCTATTCTTGTATGAAGTGTGTACATCGTTCTCTGGACAGCCTGCATACAATGACTGGTTTTTGTCTCTCTATAATGTCTTCTTTTCATCACTTCCAGTGGTTGCCCTTGGAGTCTTTGACCAGGATGTATCTGCTCGGTACTGTCTAAGA TTTCCTATATTGTATCAAGAAGGTGTGCAAAATGTCCTGTTTAACTGGAGGAGGATACTAAGTTGGATGCTTAATGGATTTATGAGTGCCATAATAATATTCTTCTTCTGCACAAACGCCATGGAGATTCAGGCCTTTGATAAGGAAGGAAGAACTGCTGGGAGGGATATACTCGGAGCAACTATGTATACATGTGTGGTATGGGTTGTGAATTTGCAGATGGCACTTGCCATAAGTTACTTCACATTGATTCAACATGTTTTCATATGGGGAACCATTGCTCTATGGTACCTTTTTCTATTGGTTTACGGTGCACTGCCTCCTGGAATTTCCACTATTTCTTATAAACTTTTCCTTGAAACTCTTGCACCATCTCCTTCTTATTGGATTCTCACATTGTTTGTGGTCATCACAACACTCATACCATACTTGTCTTACTCAGCAATCAAGATCCAGTTCTTTCCTTTTTATCATGAGATAGTACAATGGATAAGGTATGAGGGGAAGACAAATGATCCCGAATTCTGCCATATGGTGCGCCAGAGATCCTTGCGCCCAACCACGGTTGGTTCAACAGCACGCTTAGCAGCTAAGACTAACAGCATTACAGAGAGTTCTACTAACCAaagatga